One Methanolobus sp. WCC4 DNA segment encodes these proteins:
- a CDS encoding CAP domain-containing protein: MSRTRKTIIVLTIIFSILVGIAGASGEYAAEEQEMLDLINEERAEHGLAPLKFNAVLNEAASEHSKEMIEKDYFSHDSYDGTAFSERLINAGYTIKYAGENIAMRYPPNLVAAHEDLMSSPGHRANILSPDYNEIGIGIWVGEYSGYSNVAMYTQDFGWNDAVSEPLELISSSPSDDTVVSGVEPITFSVTANYECDISWYFDEENLKTEIDVLSSYFEILPPASGTYQVKVVASGSEGDVSRTWAWTVNEESSGMKGDSNDDGMVDIIDLGAFARIYDTTTTGSGEWADFNDDGMIDILDLGAFARVYNK, translated from the coding sequence ATGTCAAGAACAAGAAAAACAATTATTGTCCTGACCATTATTTTTAGTATCCTGGTCGGGATCGCAGGTGCCAGTGGTGAATATGCTGCAGAGGAGCAGGAGATGCTTGACCTTATCAATGAGGAAAGAGCAGAACATGGTCTGGCACCATTGAAGTTCAATGCTGTTTTGAATGAAGCTGCAAGTGAACATAGTAAAGAGATGATCGAAAAGGATTATTTTTCGCATGATTCCTATGATGGCACCGCTTTTTCGGAAAGGCTGATAAATGCAGGTTATACTATCAAATACGCAGGTGAGAATATTGCCATGCGATACCCTCCAAACCTTGTTGCAGCCCATGAGGACCTTATGTCATCTCCCGGCCACAGGGCGAACATACTCAGTCCTGACTATAACGAGATAGGTATAGGTATCTGGGTAGGGGAATACTCCGGTTATAGCAACGTTGCCATGTACACACAGGATTTCGGTTGGAATGATGCTGTAAGTGAACCTTTGGAGCTGATCTCTTCCAGTCCCTCAGATGATACGGTCGTGTCCGGTGTAGAGCCCATCACATTTTCAGTCACGGCAAACTATGAATGTGATATTTCCTGGTACTTTGACGAGGAGAATTTGAAGACCGAGATTGATGTGTTGTCTTCATACTTTGAGATACTTCCGCCTGCTTCCGGTACCTATCAGGTAAAGGTGGTGGCATCGGGTTCAGAAGGGGATGTATCAAGAACATGGGCCTGGACCGTCAATGAAGAGAGTTCAGGAATGAAAGGCGATTCTAACGATGATGGAATGGTAGATATTATTGATTTAGGTGCATTTGCCCGCATCTATGATACAACCACAACGGGATCTGGTGAATGGGCGGATTTCAACGATGATGGGATGATAGATATTCTTGATCTCGGTGCTTTTGCACGGGTATACAATAAGTAA
- a CDS encoding MATE family efflux transporter, translating to MIDKDAKGPGPGKTTVGMKALLGDPKKAIVKLALPMMLGMSVQTLYNLVDTFWVSGLGADALAAVGFVFPFFFTIIALSNGLGVGAGSAISRRLGSRDKKGADNVAVHSMVLMVLLAAAFTIPLYIFAEPVFVLIGAGKTAGMASSYGRVIFGGSILLFFTNVANAILRSEGDTRRAMTAMILGSVLNIILDPLFIYTLDMGVTGAAWATVISMGVTAVLMSNWLFFRKDTYLSFDLKGFVFRKDILRDISRVGIPASVQQTSMALMMLLMNVIIIAVSDTDGVAVYTVGWRVVTIAIAPLIGVATAVVTMTGFAYGEGSYDKVSFSHIYSIKVGLLVETGIAVFTFVLAPQIAAVFTLSESAAHITDDLITFLRIICIFYPAVSLGMLSSALFQGVGKGLSALFATILRVLIFTPIFTLFFAFTLGQGLTGIWWGMVVGNIMGSFFIFVWARIYVGRLLRSGRNVDVMHKLPEHEELRA from the coding sequence ATGATCGATAAGGACGCTAAAGGTCCCGGACCTGGCAAGACAACTGTCGGAATGAAGGCTCTGCTGGGTGACCCGAAAAAGGCTATTGTCAAACTGGCACTGCCGATGATGCTTGGCATGTCGGTCCAGACCCTGTACAATCTCGTGGATACATTCTGGGTCTCAGGACTTGGTGCCGATGCCCTTGCAGCCGTAGGTTTTGTCTTTCCGTTCTTCTTCACTATCATTGCTCTTTCAAATGGTCTTGGTGTGGGTGCCGGTTCGGCGATATCCCGCAGGCTCGGCTCCAGGGACAAGAAAGGTGCTGACAATGTAGCGGTCCATAGCATGGTCCTGATGGTCCTGCTGGCAGCTGCCTTCACAATACCGCTCTATATATTTGCAGAACCTGTCTTCGTGTTGATCGGTGCCGGAAAGACCGCCGGTATGGCGAGTTCCTATGGCCGTGTCATCTTTGGTGGCAGTATCCTTCTTTTCTTCACCAATGTAGCGAATGCGATCCTTCGCAGTGAAGGTGATACCAGGAGGGCAATGACTGCCATGATATTGGGTTCTGTACTGAACATCATCCTTGATCCGTTGTTCATATACACACTCGATATGGGTGTCACAGGTGCTGCATGGGCTACTGTAATATCCATGGGTGTGACCGCTGTTTTGATGTCAAATTGGCTCTTTTTCAGGAAGGACACATATCTTTCATTCGATCTCAAAGGCTTCGTTTTTAGAAAGGACATCCTCAGGGATATATCCAGGGTCGGCATCCCTGCTTCTGTTCAGCAGACCTCAATGGCCCTGATGATGCTTTTGATGAACGTGATCATAATAGCTGTCAGTGATACCGATGGTGTGGCAGTCTATACGGTCGGATGGCGTGTTGTCACCATTGCGATCGCTCCTCTGATAGGTGTTGCAACGGCTGTGGTCACTATGACCGGTTTTGCATATGGTGAGGGTTCATACGACAAGGTATCTTTCTCCCATATATACTCCATAAAGGTGGGTCTTCTTGTTGAGACAGGGATAGCTGTCTTTACCTTCGTCCTTGCTCCACAGATAGCTGCCGTTTTCACTCTTTCAGAAAGTGCTGCACATATCACAGATGACCTTATCACCTTCCTCAGGATAATCTGCATATTCTATCCGGCAGTTTCCCTTGGAATGCTCTCATCGGCTCTTTTCCAGGGAGTTGGAAAGGGTCTGAGTGCCCTCTTTGCAACCATATTGCGTGTCCTTATATTCACTCCTATCTTCACGCTGTTCTTCGCTTTCACCCTTGGCCAGGGACTTACAGGCATCTGGTGGGGAATGGTTGTAGGTAACATCATGGGTTCCTTTTTCATCTTTGTATGGGCCAGGATCTACGTTGGCAGGCTGTTGAGGTCAGGAAGGAATGTTGATGTTATGCATAAATTGCCCGAGCATGAGGAACTGAGGGCATAA
- a CDS encoding MarR family transcriptional regulator, protein MTDTASRPISCINKHESIGRDISHLFRSINIYLSKELEPYGIGSGQFPFFMRLLHHEGVSQESLASMLRYDRATITRSVNKLEEMGYVSRKRDPNDKRAYCVFLTDKGREMESALFSISTKLNDVLLRGFSEEEKAMFISLIGKAAMNIAEENEIKKASNDR, encoded by the coding sequence ATGACCGACACCGCCAGTAGACCGATCAGCTGTATCAACAAACATGAATCCATAGGGAGGGACATCTCTCATCTTTTCCGATCGATAAATATCTACCTTTCAAAAGAGCTGGAGCCATATGGTATCGGCAGCGGACAGTTCCCGTTCTTCATGCGTTTACTGCATCACGAAGGGGTCAGTCAGGAATCACTTGCCAGCATGTTGAGATATGACAGGGCAACTATCACCCGTTCAGTGAACAAGCTTGAGGAAATGGGTTATGTCTCAAGGAAAAGAGACCCCAATGATAAGCGTGCGTATTGTGTTTTCCTCACCGACAAAGGACGTGAGATGGAATCTGCATTGTTCAGCATCAGCACAAAGCTGAACGATGTGCTTCTCAGGGGTTTCAGTGAAGAAGAGAAAGCCATGTTCATCTCTCTGATCGGAAAAGCAGCAATGAACATTGCAGAAGAGAATGAAATAAAGAAGGCTTCAAATGATCGATAA
- a CDS encoding ABC transporter ATP-binding protein translates to MEPGIIEVNGLRKEYGDFVAVDNLSFSVGKGQIFGIVGPNGAGKSTTLKMLSSLIRPTSGNIYIKGLDISKDAVEIKSFLGFLPEESPLYEGMTVDDYLMFFAELYSVPKDRAKKRIRDLLFDLALNADGKKIGDLSKGMKRKVAIARSLINDPDILIYDEPASGLDPMTSRYITDYVRSLKQSGKTIIFSAHNLYQVESLCDRILIIKNGKLVTLGSAEEIRKEYGKIQYRLEFKVDDIEDYTISDVKEADGNYIVITNDIDVVNRTTKWVAVKGGDIVEMRTIVPSLEEIFLELMGVELFVD, encoded by the coding sequence GTGGAACCCGGTATAATCGAAGTTAACGGACTCAGGAAAGAATACGGCGATTTCGTTGCTGTTGATAACCTTTCTTTTTCAGTGGGAAAAGGGCAGATATTCGGCATAGTGGGACCTAACGGTGCAGGTAAGTCAACCACCCTGAAGATGCTCAGCAGTCTTATCCGGCCTACTTCCGGTAACATCTACATAAAGGGCCTGGATATCTCAAAGGACGCCGTGGAGATCAAGTCGTTCCTTGGTTTCCTGCCGGAGGAGTCTCCTCTCTATGAGGGTATGACCGTAGACGATTATCTGATGTTCTTCGCAGAACTGTATTCTGTTCCAAAGGACCGTGCAAAGAAGAGGATACGTGACCTTCTCTTTGACCTTGCCCTCAATGCCGATGGCAAGAAGATAGGTGACCTTTCAAAGGGTATGAAACGTAAGGTAGCCATAGCACGTTCACTTATCAATGACCCTGACATCCTGATATATGATGAACCGGCATCAGGTCTGGATCCCATGACCTCCCGCTATATCACGGACTATGTACGTTCACTGAAACAGTCAGGGAAGACTATCATATTCAGTGCGCACAACCTGTATCAGGTAGAGAGTCTCTGTGACAGGATCCTTATCATCAAGAATGGTAAACTGGTAACCCTTGGCAGTGCCGAGGAGATCCGTAAGGAGTATGGAAAGATCCAGTACCGCCTTGAGTTCAAGGTGGATGATATCGAGGATTACACCATCTCCGATGTAAAGGAAGCAGATGGGAACTATATTGTCATCACCAATGACATCGATGTCGTCAACCGGACAACCAAGTGGGTTGCAGTAAAAGGTGGGGACATCGTTGAGATGCGTACTATCGTTCCATCACTTGAGGAGATCTTCCTTGAACTGATGGGTGTCGAGCTTTTTGTTGACTGA
- a CDS encoding mechanosensitive ion channel family protein, whose protein sequence is MADILAQTIPYTSTTVAQIVFAVIVLIAGLVVAGILSGMFRKGLHKTKLPELVIEFLVRFLKALLYVAVLLAVVSALGIDISSVVVGLSAVIGLVLGFGMQDSLNNLAAGVWIASLRPLDKDEFVTVNGLSGKVHAVGIMATELLTPDNQFITVPNKIVWGSPIVNATRMPTRRVGVDVGVSYSTDVPRAVQVALDVIKQDSRVLADPAPAVVTTALADSSVNLQLRAWVNTADFWAVKNDLTIAIHAAYGKEGVEIPFPQLDVHMIKE, encoded by the coding sequence ATGGCAGATATCTTAGCTCAGACTATACCTTATACGTCAACCACAGTGGCACAGATCGTGTTTGCTGTGATAGTATTGATTGCTGGTCTTGTAGTTGCCGGGATCCTTTCCGGCATGTTCAGAAAAGGACTGCACAAAACAAAGCTTCCCGAACTTGTGATCGAGTTCCTGGTTCGTTTCCTGAAAGCATTGCTGTATGTGGCAGTGTTGCTTGCAGTTGTAAGTGCTCTTGGCATAGATATCAGTTCTGTTGTCGTTGGTCTTTCAGCGGTCATAGGCCTGGTTCTTGGATTTGGTATGCAGGATTCGCTGAACAACCTGGCTGCAGGTGTGTGGATAGCATCCCTGAGGCCACTTGATAAGGATGAGTTCGTAACAGTGAATGGTCTTTCTGGCAAGGTCCATGCGGTCGGCATAATGGCTACAGAACTCCTTACACCCGATAACCAGTTCATCACTGTTCCCAACAAGATAGTATGGGGTAGCCCGATAGTCAATGCCACACGTATGCCAACCAGAAGGGTTGGTGTTGATGTGGGTGTGAGCTATTCCACCGATGTCCCACGAGCTGTACAGGTGGCACTTGATGTCATCAAACAGGATTCCCGTGTGCTTGCTGACCCTGCTCCGGCAGTTGTTACCACTGCACTGGCAGATTCTTCTGTGAACCTTCAGTTACGTGCATGGGTGAACACTGCTGATTTCTGGGCAGTTAAGAACGATCTTACAATAGCAATACATGCAGCATATGGTAAGGAAGGTGTTGAGATACCATTCCCTCAGCTGGATGTACATATGATAAAGGAATAA
- a CDS encoding ABC transporter, translating to MIMAGWFTIAKWELLRSKLKFDIRSLIILTLSMILVIVVSYAASQTGMSMNQKIYLAAVSQPDVQPIIATDQRFDQIMVDRFTASTYYEYGADIGIIGNNVYVGDTRKAAAAGDALENTFTTYRELVLTSYNDVNNSHPVWVTVHDLERPQTFQLAGAEETAQSFTSRFNETTGLPEGVEGESTGGTDGEASGSVRTGSSTISPEEIAALDEMEGKTFFEKQTLSTPTNFSPPIPFTAILYAFLFIFPIYFVSQFYSTSLMDERTNRKGELVLAAPLRGRDVVIGKTVPYLLITMLIQTAITLYIIGVPTDLAGLERIFLVLAAIFPVILLFFALSFYSAILSRSFKELTFASVFLSVVISGYLFFPAMFANIHAVSSISPITLIVRLIEGETVLMNTYLFSTLPFYFVAISTYAFGTFIFREEDLFTQKPISGKIVDCFEMFLAYPYGSVFLLSIIFIPFVYMTQLMLIVMLFNLPLPYSIIAMIVLSAMAEELVKTVGIYTLFKRKIAAINLKNVAKYSILSGAGFFVGEKAVAVLTLAPIASSAFGSVMTMGALLLIPLVLHTTTILVSSLVMYKAGTRYYLVSVVLATLVHSIYNIFILRGLFF from the coding sequence ATGATAATGGCAGGCTGGTTCACTATCGCGAAGTGGGAACTCTTAAGGTCCAAGCTTAAATTCGACATCAGGTCTCTGATAATACTGACCCTATCCATGATACTGGTAATAGTGGTCTCCTATGCAGCATCCCAGACAGGGATGAGCATGAACCAGAAGATATACCTTGCTGCCGTATCACAGCCCGATGTCCAGCCGATCATCGCCACAGACCAGCGCTTCGATCAGATAATGGTGGACCGGTTCACCGCAAGTACCTATTACGAATATGGTGCTGACATAGGGATCATCGGAAATAATGTCTACGTCGGAGATACACGCAAGGCAGCAGCTGCCGGAGACGCACTGGAGAACACCTTTACAACATACAGGGAACTGGTGCTTACTTCCTATAATGATGTTAACAACAGTCACCCTGTATGGGTAACTGTCCATGACCTCGAAAGACCCCAGACCTTCCAGCTCGCAGGTGCAGAAGAAACAGCACAGAGTTTCACAAGCAGGTTCAATGAGACAACAGGTCTTCCGGAGGGAGTTGAAGGAGAGAGCACTGGAGGCACCGATGGAGAAGCCAGTGGATCAGTAAGGACCGGATCATCGACCATATCACCAGAGGAGATAGCAGCCCTTGATGAGATGGAAGGAAAGACTTTCTTTGAGAAACAGACACTTTCAACACCTACCAACTTCTCACCACCGATACCGTTCACAGCCATACTCTATGCGTTCCTCTTCATCTTCCCGATATATTTCGTCTCACAGTTCTATTCCACCAGCCTGATGGATGAACGTACGAACAGGAAAGGAGAACTTGTACTGGCAGCACCACTCAGGGGAAGGGATGTTGTCATCGGCAAGACAGTACCATATCTTCTGATCACAATGCTGATACAGACAGCCATCACGCTCTATATCATAGGAGTTCCCACAGACCTTGCAGGTCTTGAGAGGATATTCCTGGTACTTGCAGCCATATTCCCTGTCATACTGCTATTCTTCGCACTCTCATTCTACAGTGCTATACTTTCAAGGAGCTTCAAGGAACTGACATTCGCAAGCGTCTTCCTGTCAGTTGTGATATCAGGATACCTGTTCTTCCCTGCAATGTTCGCGAACATCCATGCCGTAAGTTCCATCTCACCAATAACACTCATAGTCAGGCTCATTGAAGGTGAAACTGTACTGATGAACACATATCTGTTCTCTACCCTTCCGTTCTACTTCGTAGCTATCTCAACATATGCGTTCGGAACATTCATCTTCAGGGAAGAGGACCTGTTCACACAGAAGCCCATCAGCGGGAAGATCGTGGACTGTTTCGAGATGTTCCTTGCATACCCGTACGGCTCAGTGTTCCTGCTGAGTATAATATTCATTCCTTTTGTCTACATGACACAACTGATGCTCATTGTCATGCTTTTCAACCTGCCTTTACCATACTCCATAATCGCAATGATAGTTCTTTCCGCAATGGCCGAAGAACTCGTAAAGACAGTAGGTATATACACACTGTTCAAGAGAAAGATAGCTGCCATAAATTTGAAGAACGTAGCGAAGTATTCAATACTTTCAGGAGCAGGTTTCTTCGTTGGAGAAAAGGCTGTTGCCGTCCTCACACTGGCACCTATCGCAAGTTCTGCATTCGGTTCTGTGATGACAATGGGTGCATTGCTACTTATTCCACTGGTACTTCACACTACCACTATACTTGTCAGTTCACTGGTGATGTACAAAGCGGGAACACGTTACTATCTTGTATCCGTGGTCCTGGCAACCCTTGTTCACAGTATCTATAACATATTCATTCTCAGGGGGTTGTTCTTTTGA
- a CDS encoding ABC transporter permease, producing MIRLGPSGSKMKTIAKKEFKELLSEKTFILAIVIQLFIASFSTFLVIGLTSFYDPGMLNNVEMESTSIAVVGLESDELYQILQEERNVKTYLYNDFRMAYTDFFDRNVDAIIVAPAGTAEGTGLLNVDIYLPKSEIKATVVSLQLKEPLERYEQSVRDVRTQRLEGYEPIEFNIIKREIRTTSTYFEFIYVALLPLLVFTPAFISGGLIVDFITEEYERKTMELLLVSPASMKEIVSGKAFLATLIVPLQSLAWMLLLSMNWIRIHNPVQILLVVTIVAFILVMASTMISILFRDRGVAQLLYSLILIFLFMSSYLFTNSPLNLVTRLSIESIGALESWTWIGIYAAVGFFLYIAMLTVVKHDPNNI from the coding sequence TTGATCAGGCTCGGTCCTTCCGGAAGCAAAATGAAGACCATCGCAAAGAAGGAGTTCAAAGAGCTTCTAAGCGAGAAGACCTTCATCCTCGCCATTGTGATCCAGCTGTTCATAGCGTCGTTCTCCACATTCCTTGTGATCGGGCTCACCTCATTCTATGACCCGGGCATGTTGAACAATGTTGAGATGGAAAGTACATCCATAGCAGTGGTGGGCCTTGAAAGTGATGAGCTTTACCAGATATTGCAAGAGGAAAGGAATGTCAAAACATACCTCTATAATGACTTCAGGATGGCTTACACGGATTTCTTTGACCGCAATGTTGATGCTATCATCGTTGCTCCCGCGGGGACAGCCGAAGGAACGGGGCTTTTGAACGTTGACATATACCTGCCGAAATCTGAGATCAAGGCAACAGTGGTCTCCCTGCAACTCAAGGAACCACTGGAGAGATACGAACAGAGTGTAAGGGATGTAAGAACACAGAGACTTGAAGGATACGAACCTATCGAGTTCAATATTATAAAGAGAGAGATAAGGACCACTTCAACATATTTCGAATTCATATATGTGGCACTCCTGCCTTTACTTGTATTCACACCAGCATTCATTTCAGGCGGACTTATAGTTGATTTCATCACAGAGGAATACGAACGCAAGACCATGGAACTGCTTTTAGTATCTCCTGCCTCCATGAAAGAGATAGTCAGTGGGAAGGCCTTCCTTGCAACATTGATAGTTCCGTTGCAGTCGCTGGCCTGGATGTTGCTGTTGTCAATGAACTGGATACGCATACATAATCCAGTACAGATACTCCTTGTTGTGACGATAGTAGCCTTCATACTGGTCATGGCAAGTACCATGATATCCATACTGTTCAGGGACAGGGGAGTTGCACAGCTTCTCTATTCACTAATACTGATATTCCTGTTCATGTCATCATACCTGTTCACGAACTCACCACTCAACCTTGTCACACGTCTTTCCATTGAAAGCATAGGTGCTCTGGAATCATGGACATGGATCGGCATCTATGCAGCGGTGGGATTTTTCCTTTACATCGCTATGTTAACAGTTGTAAAACACGATCCAAATAACATTTAA
- a CDS encoding AIM24 family protein → MSEKFYDNINVLDSADKGNFKAEILEYKTLTGSKNPALAKHLYYADKAGMSLKQVKITLDNSGVILEPGALQFLKGNISCDANIGGVGGLAKKVIKNKLTNESTFNPLYKGTGEIFLEPSFSHFLIVKLDNGSIIVDKGIFYCSESTLEVGVATHKNLSAGLRGGEGWFQTKISGTGICILESPVPMGEILKYNLDNEKIQVDGNFALLRSDSVNFSVVRGGNGIASKLTSGEGHLQTFEGTGAVWLAPTQPAYYQIAGGSVASLAAAPYNSNNPV, encoded by the coding sequence ATGTCAGAAAAATTCTATGATAATATCAATGTTCTCGATAGTGCAGATAAGGGTAACTTCAAGGCAGAGATCCTTGAGTACAAGACCCTTACCGGTAGCAAGAACCCTGCTCTTGCAAAGCATCTCTATTATGCTGACAAAGCAGGAATGTCCCTGAAACAGGTGAAGATCACACTTGACAACAGTGGTGTTATTCTCGAACCGGGAGCACTTCAGTTCCTCAAAGGTAACATATCATGTGATGCCAACATAGGTGGAGTTGGCGGTCTTGCAAAGAAGGTGATAAAGAACAAGCTCACCAACGAATCAACCTTCAATCCTCTCTACAAGGGTACAGGTGAGATATTCCTTGAACCCAGTTTCAGCCATTTCCTCATTGTAAAACTGGATAATGGTTCTATAATAGTTGACAAGGGCATCTTCTATTGCTCTGAATCAACTCTGGAAGTCGGTGTTGCGACCCATAAGAACCTCAGTGCGGGCTTGCGTGGTGGAGAAGGCTGGTTCCAGACGAAGATCAGTGGTACAGGTATATGTATCCTTGAGAGTCCTGTTCCAATGGGTGAGATCCTGAAATACAACCTGGATAATGAGAAGATCCAGGTCGATGGTAACTTTGCTCTCCTGAGGTCCGATTCGGTCAACTTCAGCGTGGTAAGGGGAGGTAATGGTATTGCAAGCAAACTGACCTCCGGTGAAGGACATCTTCAGACATTCGAGGGAACCGGGGCTGTATGGCTCGCACCCACCCAGCCGGCATATTACCAGATCGCCGGGGGTAGTGTTGCATCCCTTGCAGCTGCACCTTATAACAGTAACAACCCCGTATAA
- a CDS encoding alpha/beta hydrolase has protein sequence MRTNPRKYGDGPYNIAVIHGGPGAPGTVAELAIGLSERLGKGVLEPLQTSMSIDGQISELKRMLDRHGKRPLIMAGHSWGAWLAFLFTARYPSYVRKLILISSGPFEEKYASTVMQKRLDRMSRSEIDEYLHLSSKMSDPSVRNKNHFFTRFGKLMSSADSFDLVPFEETHLGFHHDVNKSIWSEASYLRKSGKLLRTGYQIKCPVVAIHGCYDPHPFEGVEEPLSRVIDDLRFHLLEKCGHYPWLEKHASEEFYQLMGKELL, from the coding sequence ATGAGAACAAATCCCAGAAAGTATGGAGATGGTCCTTACAATATTGCAGTCATCCACGGTGGACCGGGGGCTCCCGGGACTGTAGCAGAGCTTGCAATCGGACTCTCGGAGAGATTAGGTAAAGGAGTACTTGAACCTCTCCAGACATCAATGAGCATTGACGGCCAGATCAGTGAACTGAAGAGGATGCTTGACAGGCATGGAAAAAGACCCCTGATAATGGCAGGACATTCATGGGGTGCATGGCTTGCCTTTTTGTTCACCGCACGTTATCCTTCCTATGTCAGGAAACTCATACTCATCTCAAGCGGACCTTTTGAAGAGAAGTATGCAAGCACAGTAATGCAGAAGCGACTTGACCGCATGAGCCGGAGTGAAATAGATGAGTACCTTCATCTCAGTTCAAAGATGAGCGACCCTTCCGTGAGGAATAAGAACCATTTCTTCACCAGGTTCGGAAAGCTCATGTCCTCTGCCGATTCTTTCGACCTTGTACCTTTTGAGGAAACACATCTTGGTTTCCACCATGATGTGAACAAGAGCATCTGGAGCGAGGCAAGTTATCTCAGGAAAAGCGGGAAACTCCTGAGGACAGGGTACCAGATCAAATGTCCTGTGGTTGCCATACACGGCTGCTATGACCCGCATCCATTTGAAGGAGTGGAAGAGCCACTCTCAAGAGTGATAGATGACCTCAGGTTCCATCTTCTGGAAAAATGCGGGCACTACCCGTGGCTGGAAAAACATGCTTCGGAAGAGTTCTATCAGTTGATGGGAAAAGAGCTTTTGTAG